The following nucleotide sequence is from Pseudobdellovibrionaceae bacterium.
ACCAAAAAGGAATCCGCCGAGGCGATCGCATCGCTCTATTCTCCTCCACCCGAGTGGAATGGTTGATTGCCGATATGGCGATCATGGGTCTTGGTGCGGTGACCGTCCCCATTTACACCAGCAATCGAGAAGAAGACATTGAGTACATACTCAATGATTCCCAGTGCAAAATGATTCTGGCCGAAAATCGCGAGCTTGTCAGTCGCTTTCAGAATGTGGCCGAACAATGCCCTCAGGTTAAGGAGATTCTTGTCTTCACCGATCACAGCTCCGATGAGGAGAACATCACCGGGTGGAAGGAAGCCATCATTTCGGGTCGCAGATTTGCCCAGGAGGAGACTGATTTTTTGATGGCCGCCATTCATGGGAACCGACTGAATCAATTGGCCACAATCATCTACACATCGGGGACCACAGGTCGCCCCAAGGGTGTGGTTTTGACCCACACTCAGATCATGAGTGAGGTTAAGGACATCTTTCAAATGATTGGAGTCGATCATCGAGATGGTTCCTTAACATTTCTACCATATGCTCATATTTTGGGTAGGGTCGAAGGCTGGGGGGCTCTCTATGCCGGATTCACACTCAGTTTCGCTGAGAACCTGGAGAAGTTGCGAAAAAACCTCCAGGAGGTGCGCCCCACCATATTGATTGGCGTTCCTCGCGTTTTTGAGAAGATTTACAATGGCATTCGCACTCAGGTGGAAGCCCACCCTCTTCGCCACCGCTTGTTCAATTGGGCGGTCGGCACCGGAAAGCGAGTCAGTTCATCCAGACTTCATCGCCAGCCGCTGTCTTCTCTCGATTTGGCCCAGTTTGTGGCCGCCAAACAATTGGTTTTTGCTCCTCTCAAAGAAAAGCTGGGAGGACGGCTTCGCTTTGCTCTGTCCGGTGGCGCACCCTTGAGCCGCGAAATCGCCGAGTTCTTCCACGCCGCAGACATACTGTTGCTCGAAGGGTACGGACTTACGGAAACAACAGCGGCTGTCACGGTGAACACTCCTATGGCCTATTGTTTCGGCACCGTCGGCAAAGCCTTTGGGGATGTGGAAGTCAAAATTGCTGAGGATGGTGAGGTTTTGGTCAAAAGCCAAAAGGTCATGACCGAGTATTACAATAATCACGAAGCCACGAAGGCCGCCTTCACAGAAGGTGGGTTCTTTAGAACGGGAGATATCGGTGAGTTCAATGACGAGGGGTTTTTGCGCATCACCGATCGCAAGAAAGATCTCATCAAAACTGCTGGTGGAAAGTACGTTGCACCTCAAAAACTCGAGAACCTGTTGAAGTTAAATAAGTACGTCTCCCAGGTTTTGATCCACGGTGATCGCAGAAAGTACATTGTCGCACTTGTGACTCTGAATCCGGAGAACATTGAGGACTTTGCTCAACAGTATAGTGTTTCTTATAGTGATGTCCCAAGCCTAACCCAACACCCAAGGGTAAAAGAGCTCATCCGCGACGCCATCGCCGATGTGAACAGCCAGCTTTCCTCATTTGAAACCATTAAGAACTTCGCTGTGCTTCCCCATGACTTCACTGTGGAATCCGGGGAACTCACACCTAGTCTGAAAGTGCGCCGTCGCTTCTGCGATGAAAAATTCAAAGATGTTTTGGATCGACTCTATGGGGTTGACGGGAGCGTCTTGTAGAGTGCCAGGTTCCGAAAATACATCTGGGTGCGAAAAAAAAGTGGAATGATTTTCCACATTTTTTTCGCACCCCGATGCATTTTCGGAACCTGGCACCCTACAACTACCTCGTAAAATCAATATAGAAGCGAAAGCCCAATCCGACAAAGGGTCCGCTCATATCGAGGGACCGTTTGCTGGAATCGTAATTGAGGACTGTATCTCCCTTGACGACAGCGCCCTGGGCGATAGTGGTGACATCATTTTTGAACTCAAGTTTAGGTACCGGTAAGTATCGGTAACCCAACTCAAAGGCCACAGTAACTGTGTCTGCCATGAGAATTTCATAGCCCACTCCACCGTGCCCACTGATTCCGTAAGCCGTGGTCTTTTCGGCAAAATCAGTAATTCCACCCAACTCAGAGGTTCCTGTGGCCGTCATGGCAAATTCGTTGTCCATTGTTACGTCAGAGAGGCCCGCACCAGCAAAAAAATAGAACCGTGATTCCGGGTTTGGGGCTAAATTGACCTCAATGGTTGCGACCGGTTGTAAAACTAAAACTTTACTCGTCAGTAAAAACCGATTCACGCCAGAGGGGTTTTTGCCTGAGATTTCGTTGAGAGGTTTGGTTTGCAGAACCTCCATACCCACCCGCACAGTCACCCGGTCCTTAAATCTTAAAAGAAATCCAATTTCACCACTAAAATTATAGGCCACCTCATCGGCATAAACGGTGTCCGTCCCACCTGCTTTTGAAAATGCGTCGGACCCAGCCGCTGAAGTGCCGCCAGTGGCCCGCAAATAGGATGCTAGATACTCGTTTTTGAAATTAAAAACTCGTGCCCAGGAAACAGAGGGGGTCGCCACCGCCACCAGTAAGGCCAATGTCACCCACGCTCTTGATCCTATCACCGACTCTTCCCCTTCTGATGTGGCTTGGCCTGAGCCCTCTTGGGGGCTGGCGCCACATCGAGAATAATACGTCCTGGTTTATTGGCCTGTTTGGGAGAAAAAATCTCCACCTGAATAGGACGTTTCATATTCAAGATAAGGTTAGTCGCTCGATCTTCAGGGTCATAGGCAATTGACTGTAGAGCCAGATAAGGGGAACCAGAAAAGATCTTTTTAAGTTCGCTTTCCGTTAGCTTTGACCGCTGGACTTGGGAGAGATCCATGATGATGCGGGAGTTGGCAGAATCGACTTCAATGTGAAAGTAGGAGGAGGTTCCCATTAATGGGGCGCCATTTTCATCACCCAGATCCAATACAACCCGCTCCACTTTGGTTTTCTTCCCAAATTTGCGGCGCACATCACGCAGGGAGAACCCGCGCCCCGCAACTCCGCCTATGACCACGCCCTCACTCAGATATGAGTTGAGCTTCTTGGGCATTGAACGCTTATAGTCCTTGAGCCCCCAGGACGTGCCTGGAACCAAAAGCAGACCCAGCAAAACCCCGATCAACAGGCGCACCATAGACTCCCCCTCTCCTTGAACTAAGTGTGCCCAAATCCCCCTATTGGGGCAAGGGTTTGCCCCCTCAGCGGGCTGCTCCGCGTCCTCCAAAAATGGGCTCATTTCAGGGACCTAGGGACGATTTTTGGCACAAATTGGGCCTCAACCCCCCTCGGGAAGGGCCTTAACCCACCTAAAACTGGCATATTTATTGGAATTCTCTGGCTTTGATGAGTTTAGGACATTCCTAAGGCATGGGAGGAAGAGCCATGAAGAACCTTTTGGTTATTGGATTTTTCGCCTTGGCAGTTGGCCTAGTCGGCTGCAACAAGGACAAAAAAAGTGGGAACAGCACGGTCGCCGTGACACCCGCGAACAACACCTGTTCACAGTACACCTATCGCAACGGATTTTATTACGATGCTCAAGGTCGGGCCGTGACCTGTTATACTGCCACGAATAACTGCTCACAGTACCGATGGGACCCAAATCAAGGGTTTTATGTGGATGTTAACGGCGCACGAGTGGACTGCCAAAATAACGTGTTCAACAACTCCAATGTTTTCCCCTACTACACGACCAGCGGCAATGGTTGCTCGGCGTACACCCACGGTGTGTTCTACCCCGTGTTGATGGGAGGCACTTTGGTATGCGTTGGTTACTCCACTCTTAGTGCCAACTTCACCACCCAGTATCTTAACAGCATCTATATGGGTGGAGTCTGGACTCCAGGCAATCCCATCCTCGCCAGCTGTTACGCAGGATCGGGTAACTGCCGCTGTGGCGACTGGCTGGGCGGAACCCTCCAGTGGTGCTGGTCCACATTCTAATCTGACTTTGACTATGGCTGTCATCCGCCTCCAGGCTGACAGCCATTGGGAAGCCAAAATGCTTCCTTCAGGGGCGGCCACTATGGTATCCCAATTCAATGAACCAAAATAACAATTCCCAAGGCAATTTAAGTAGTAATCCCCTTCTTCACGATTCCAGCCAGCCCCACTTGGCGGTCCCTTTTCCGGAGATCAAACTGGAGCATTTTCTTCCTGCTTTGAAGGAAGCCATCCGCCTGGCCAAGGAGGGGATCACTCGGATATCGAAAAACCCGGAGCCTCCCACTTTTGCCAATACCATTGAGGCCATGGAGATTTCTGGTGAGCGAGTGGATTTGATTTCCCACGTCTACTACAACTTGCTGAGCGCTGAAACAAGTGATGAGCTTCAAGCCTTAGCCAACGAAATTGGCCCTCTACTCTCCAATTTTTCTTCGGACATTGTCCACGATGCAGAGCTGTTTGTTCGCATTAAAGCCGTCCATGAATGTGCCGATCGGGCTCAATTGTCGGCTGAGCAGATCACCCTTCTTGAAGACACCTACGTCGACTTCACTCGCAACGGCGCCTTATTAGATCAGGCAGGCAAGGAGACGCTGCGCAGGCTTGACGAGGAACTTTCCAAGTTGGGGCCGGCCTTTAATGACAATGTTCTCAAGGCCACCAATGCATTTGAACTTCATATCACTGATGAAAAGGAGTTGTCGGGCCTGCCTCCATCAGCAATTGAAGCCGCAGCTCACGCGGCTGAGGAAAAAAGTAAGACGGGCTGGTTGTTCACACTCGATGCTCCCAGTTATATGCCTTTTCTAAAGTATTCCGATGTGCGTGAGTATCGGGAGAAGCTGTGGCGGGCTTATGCCTGCCGTTGTGTGGATGGGCCTTATAACAATTCCGAAATGGTGATGAAGATCATTGGTCTGCGCCACGAGCGGGCCAATCTGCTCGGCTACCCGACTCATGCTGACTTTGTCCTGCGCAAGCGCATGGCGGAGAGTCCGCAGATGGTACATGGGTTTTTGGAGAAGTTGCTCAAGGCCTCAAAGCCCGCTGCAGAACAAGAAATTGCCAGCATCACCCGCTTTGCCCAGGAACTCGGCGGCCCAAACACCCTGATGCCCTGGGATCTCAGCTACTACGCTGAAAAATACAAGATTGAAAAGTTTCATTTTGATGAAGAAGAGCTGCGTCCCTATTTTCAGCTTGAGAAAACTGTCGAAGGTGTGTTCACCCACGCCCGCCTACTCTATGGCCTTAAGTTCAAGGAATGTGACCAGTATCCAAGATACCATAAGGATGTAAAAGTTTATGAGGTGAGCAAAGAAGAGTCTGGTGACTTCATTGGACTTTTCTATG
It contains:
- a CDS encoding M3 family metallopeptidase, yielding MNQNNNSQGNLSSNPLLHDSSQPHLAVPFPEIKLEHFLPALKEAIRLAKEGITRISKNPEPPTFANTIEAMEISGERVDLISHVYYNLLSAETSDELQALANEIGPLLSNFSSDIVHDAELFVRIKAVHECADRAQLSAEQITLLEDTYVDFTRNGALLDQAGKETLRRLDEELSKLGPAFNDNVLKATNAFELHITDEKELSGLPPSAIEAAAHAAEEKSKTGWLFTLDAPSYMPFLKYSDVREYREKLWRAYACRCVDGPYNNSEMVMKIIGLRHERANLLGYPTHADFVLRKRMAESPQMVHGFLEKLLKASKPAAEQEIASITRFAQELGGPNTLMPWDLSYYAEKYKIEKFHFDEEELRPYFQLEKTVEGVFTHARLLYGLKFKECDQYPRYHKDVKVYEVSKEESGDFIGLFYADFFPRPSKKGGAWMTNFREQGHYENGLMRPHVGIVCNFTKPTPGKPSLLSFLEVQTLFHEFGHALHSLLSQCYYRSQAGTSVYWDFVELPSQVLENWTYEKEALDLFARHYETGEKIPEALAKKIKDTARFMAGYHCVRQVNFGLLDMAFHDVRPDTIGSVADYEHKVTEASSVLPQIPGTLFSTAFSHIFGGGYSAGYYSYKWAEVLDADAFEFFQEKGLFNKQVAEQFEKNILSRGGTEHPMVLYKRFRGREPDPDALLRRDGLI
- a CDS encoding long-chain fatty acid--CoA ligase, whose translation is MERTITHCLLDALKRPETHVAVQFKSGQNWLRWSWRDFYREVESLAGFLHQKGIRRGDRIALFSSTRVEWLIADMAIMGLGAVTVPIYTSNREEDIEYILNDSQCKMILAENRELVSRFQNVAEQCPQVKEILVFTDHSSDEENITGWKEAIISGRRFAQEETDFLMAAIHGNRLNQLATIIYTSGTTGRPKGVVLTHTQIMSEVKDIFQMIGVDHRDGSLTFLPYAHILGRVEGWGALYAGFTLSFAENLEKLRKNLQEVRPTILIGVPRVFEKIYNGIRTQVEAHPLRHRLFNWAVGTGKRVSSSRLHRQPLSSLDLAQFVAAKQLVFAPLKEKLGGRLRFALSGGAPLSREIAEFFHAADILLLEGYGLTETTAAVTVNTPMAYCFGTVGKAFGDVEVKIAEDGEVLVKSQKVMTEYYNNHEATKAAFTEGGFFRTGDIGEFNDEGFLRITDRKKDLIKTAGGKYVAPQKLENLLKLNKYVSQVLIHGDRRKYIVALVTLNPENIEDFAQQYSVSYSDVPSLTQHPRVKELIRDAIADVNSQLSSFETIKNFAVLPHDFTVESGELTPSLKVRRRFCDEKFKDVLDRLYGVDGSVL